The following proteins come from a genomic window of Metarhizium brunneum chromosome 2, complete sequence:
- the ILV6 gene encoding Acetolactate synthase small subunit, translating to MASLRSCAAPLRWATKSSTLSFVRYNSSHSSSTSAIAYKALRNRSAPLPVTNAPPAWSAQAAVSNILYETPTPSMAPPKRHILNCLVQNEPGVLSRLSGILAARGFNIDSLVVCNTEVEDLSRMTIVLTGQDGVVEQARRQLEDLVPVWAVLDYSNAALVQRELLLAKINILGPEYFEELLSHHREITAGEYDREHTPEGAEQAQSLEETSADFHPSKLAASEALRHKHEHLKTITYFTHQFGGKVLDISTISCIVELSAKPTRIDSFLKLIAPFGILESARTGLMALPRSPLRGPAEEPLVKEAEEVVDASQLPPG from the exons ATGGCCTCCCTCCGGTCGTGCGCCGCTCCCCTGCGCTGGGCGACCAAATCCTCAACCCTCAGCTTCGTGCGATACAACTCCTCCCACAGCAGCTCAACCTCTGCCATTGCCTACAAGGCTCTTCGAAATCGCTCTGCCCCCTTGCCCGTGACCAACGCCCCGCCAGCATGGTCCGCCCAAGCCGCCGTTTCCAACATCCTCTACGAAACGCCCACGCCGTCCATGGCCCCGCCGAAGCGCCATATCCTCAATTGCCTGGTCCAGAACGAGCCTGGTGTCCTCTCTCGTCTTTCTGGTATTCTGGCAGCTCGTGGGTTCAATATCGACTCGCTAGTCGTGTGCAACACCGAGGTGGAGGACCTGTCTCGGATGACCATTGTCCTgactggccaagacggcgttGTCGAGCAAGCTCGTCGACAGCTGGAGGATCTTGTCCCCGTCTGGGCCGTGCTTGATTACAGCAATGCTGCTCTTGTTCAGCGTGAGCTGCTCTTGGCCAAGATCAACATCCTGGGCCCCGAGTACTTTGAAGAACTGCTCTCTCACCATCGTGAGATAACGGCCGGCGAATACGACCGCGAACATACTCCCGAAGGTGCTGAACAAGCTCAGTCTTTGGAAGAGACGTCAGCCGACTTCCACCCTAGCAAGCTGGCAGCCAGTGAGGCTTTGCGTCACAAGCATGAGCACTTGAAGACTATCACCTATTTTACTCATCAGTTTGGTGGCAAGGTTTTGGACATCAGCACCATTAGCTGCATTGTCGAGCT CTCCGCTAAGCCCACTCGAATCGACTCTTTTCTCAAGCTCATTGCTCCCTTTGGTATCCTCGAGTCGGCCCGTACCGGTCTGATGGCTCTGCCTCGTTCTCCTCTCCGTGGCCCTGCTGAGGAACCTCTAGTcaaggaagccgaggaggTAGTTGACGCCAGCCAGCTCCCCCCTGGttaa
- the argB gene encoding Ornithine carbamoyltransferase has translation MKPSTLRTARLALNGLQKRAYSQSSGPRHLMSIADLTPAEFSSIVRNAAVRKQAVKAGQTPPSLSTSLSGQTIAMMFSKRSTRTRVSTEAAVTMLGGHPMFLGKDDIQLGVNESLYDTSVVISSMTSCMVARVGPHSDVANLAKHSSVPVINALSEDFHPLQTIADFLTIHEAFPSSKPSGPGLGLNGLKVAWVGDSNNVLFDLAIGCVKMGVDIAVASPAGYGIPDKMRQLIISSAEGVSSPGKLSETMVPEEAIKGADVLVTDTWISMGQESEQQKRLNSFAGYQITNDLAKRGGAKEGWKFMHCLPRHPEEVADEVFYSPRSLVFPEAENRLWAAVAALEGFVVNKGSLLQ, from the exons ATGAAACCATCAACATTACGCACAGCTCGTCTCGCCCTCAACGGCCTGCAAAAACGGGCATATTCTCAATCCTCAGGACCCAGGCATCTCATGTCAATCGCCGATCTGACACCCGCTGAATTCTCATCCATAGTTCGCAATGCTGCTGTGCGCAAGCaggccgtcaaggccggTCAAACGCCGCCCTCGCTGAGCACTTCGTTGTCGGGCCAGACTATTGCCATGATGTTTAGCAAGAGGAGTACGAGGACGCGTGTGTCTACCgaggcggcggtgacgatgcTTGGTGGACATCCCATGTTCTTGGGCAAGGATGATATTCAGCTCGGT GTTAATGAGAGCCTGTACGACACTTCAGTCGTCATCTCGTCAATGACGTCCTGCATGGTCGCCCGTGTTGGGCCTCACTCCGACGTTGCCAATCTCGCTAAGCACTCCAGCGTGCCCGTCATCAACGCCCTGTCCGAGGATTTCCACCCCCTCCAGACCATTGCCGACTTTCTCACGATCCACGAGGCCTTTCCTTCTTCAAAACCCTCTGGGCCTGGCCTGGGTCTCAATGGCTTGAAGGTCGCCTGGGTGGGAGACTCTAACAATGTTCTGTTTGATCTGGCTATTGGCTGCGTCAAGATGGGCGTTGATATCGCAGTTGCATCCCCTGCTGGCTATGGAATTCCCGATAAGATGAGGCAGCTCATCATCTCTTCGGCCGAAGGGGTCAGCTCACCTGGCAAACTCTCGGAGACTATGGTCCCCGAGGAAGCCATCAAGGGTGCGGATGTGTTGGTCACGGATACGTGGATCTCCATGGGCCAAGAGAGTGAGCAGCAGAAGAGACTAAATTCGTTTGCAGGATATCAAATCACGAATGACTTGGCCAAGAGGGGCGGCGCTAAAGAGGGCTGGAAGTTTATGCACTGCTTGCCTCGACATCCCGAGGAGGTTGCAGATGAAGTCTTCTACAGTCCTAGGTCTCTCGTCTTTCCCGAGGCAGAGAATCGGTTGTGGGCTGCTGTTG CTGCGCTCGAGGGCTTCGTTGTCAACAAGGGCAGCCTGTTACAGTGA
- the snu66 gene encoding U4/U6.U5 tri-snRNP-associated protein snu66 → MDAATIEETNRIRVSLGMKPLPVPGAAIQSDPSSRSRDEEAASTLESRQAESYENYKKHQEAAAAKKKREDRAAAIRKARDEAQRLAVMEGKGLGEEDAKKGDVDAKAWLMGQKKRQKKIDKARKLEAELAAAEAEAAAAVQYTSKDLAGIKVAHDTSDFLGGEDQVLTLKDTTIEENEEEGDELENLGVREQEKLGERLDLKKRRPGYDPNDDEEGQGGILAQYDDEIYGKKGKKFTLDGSGTIAELADILGQPAPKAGKATISLDDIIGDAPMSSDYLAPSEIKVKKPKKKKSKGTRQKQYDDDDIFPLETQQDSNAMDVDTKESNSKKRKAESDTFVDDDDLQASLALQRKSALKKRKKARPEDIAKQLKEEDDEAEQQTNGTGESTGLVIGEISEFVSGLSKRDDEEEKKPRRHKTQTQSPGLPEDHPMENGEHEEQPAIKEESAPPQAPEEETGVEEEKAIGAGMGVALSLLRERGLIEESRDSDYEALRAREEFLARKRILEEELDEQTRQQRERDRASGRLDRMTVREREDWARQQNMWRDQQQSRRMAELFSDTYKPNVELKYTDEHGRSLDQKEAFKHLSHQFHGKGSGKGKTEKRLKKIEDEKRREAQSLFDAGRDGGMSAATAQQLKKRREAGVRLG, encoded by the coding sequence ATGGACGCCGCCACGATCGAAGAAACCAACCGCATCAGGGTGTCATTGGGCATGAAGCCTTTGCCTGTCCCAGGTGCTGCCATACAATCCGACCCATCTTCCAGATCCAGGGACGAGGAGGCAGCAAGCACGCTCGAAAGTCGACAAGCTGAGTCGTATGAAAACTATAAGAAGCACCaagaggcggcggctgcaAAAAAGAAGCGTGAAGACAGAGCAGCCGCCATTCGAAAGGCTCGCGATGAAGCTCAGCGCCTCGCAGTCATGGAAGGCAAGGgcctcggcgaggaggacgccAAGAAGGGCGATGTCGACGCCAAGGCATGGCTGATGGGTCAGAAGAAGAGACAAAAGAAGATTGACAAGGCGAGAAAACTAGAGGCAGAGCTTGCTgcagccgaagccgaagcagCTGCCGCTGTTCAGTACACTTCCAAGGATCTTGCTGGTATCAAAGTCGCACACGATACATCCGATTTCCTCGGTGGGGAAGATCAGGTTCTCACGCTAAAAGATACCACGATTGAAGAGAAtgaggaagaaggcgacgagctcgagAATCTGGGGGTGCGTGAGCAGGAAAAGCTAGGCGAGAGGCTCGATCTCAAGAAGAGGAGACCGGGATACGACCCtaatgacgacgaggaaggcCAGGGTGGAATCCTGGCTCAGTACGACGACGAGATTTACGgaaagaagggcaagaaatTCACGCTCGACGGAAGTGGGACAATTGCAGAGCTCGCTGAtatccttggccagccagccccgAAGGCAGGTAAAGCCACCATCAGCCTTGACGACATTATTGGCGATGCGCCCATGTCTTCCGACTACCTCGCCCCTTCAGAAATCAAAGTaaagaagcccaagaagaagaaatccaAGGGCACGAGACAAAAGCAatacgacgatgacgatATTTTCCCTCTTGAAACCCAACAAGACAGCAATGCCATGGATGTGGACACCAAAGAGAGCAACAGCAAGAAGCGAAAAGCTGAATCGGATACATTTGTAGACGATGACGACCTTCAGGCCTCATTAGCACTGCAAAGAAAGAGCGCTCtgaaaaagagaaagaaggcTAGACCGGAGGACATTGCAAAGCAGCTcaaagaggaagatgacgaggcagAGCAGCAGACAAACGGCACCGGCGAAAGCACGGGCCTAGTCATTGGAGAGATTTCAGAATTCGTGTCTGGCTTGAGCAAacgagacgacgaggaagagaagaagccaagaCGGCACAAAACTCAAACCCAAAGTCCAGGTCTGCCAGAGGACCACCCTATGGAGAATGGCGAGCACGAAGAGCAACCTGCAATCAAGGAGGAATCCGCACCGCCCCAAGcaccagaagaagaaacgggcgtcgaggaagaaaaggccattggcgccggcaTGGGCGTGGCCCTTTCCCTCCTCCGCGAGCGCGGGCTCATCGAGGAATCCCGCGACTCCGACTACGAGGCCTTACGCGCTCGAGAGGAGTTCCTCGCCCGCAAACGCATCCTCGAGGAAGAGCTCGACGAGCAGACGCGGCAGCAGCGCGAGCGTGACCGGGCCTCGGGACGCCTAGACCGCATGACGGTCCGCGAGCGCGAAGACTGGGCCCGCCAGCAAAACATGTGGCGAGACCAACAGCAGTCCCGGCGCATGGCGGAGCTGTTTTCCGATACCTACAAGCCCAACGTCGAGCTCAAGTACACGGACGAGCACGGCCGCTCGCTCGACCAAAAGGAGGCCTTCAAGCACCTGAGTCACCAGTTCCACGGAAAGGGCAGCGGAAAGGGCAAGACGGAGAAGCGCCTCAAAAAGATTGAGGATGAGAAGAGACGAGAGGCTCAGAGTCTGTTCGACGCCGGCAGGGACGGCGGCATgagcgccgccacggcgcagcagctgaagaagagacGGGAGGCAGGCGTACGACTTGGCTGA
- the sec31 gene encoding Protein transport protein sec31 — protein sequence MVRLREVPRTATFAWSPGSGKPLLVTGTRAGAVDADFSDESKLELWDLSLDDQLQGLELQPLASITTESRFYDIAWGSADSDHPKGIIAGALENGSLELWDAAKLEAGAPDALISQTNKHTGAIKALQFNPLKPHILATGGAKGELYIFDVNDIENPFRLGNVAARSDDIECLAWNRKVSHILATGGAGGFVTVWDLKTKKASLTLNNNRKAVSAIAWDPNNSTKLLTATPDDNTPVLLLWDLRNSNAPERTLQGHEQGILSLSWCSQDSDLLLSSGKDNRTLVWNPQTGDKYGELPEMTNWTFQTRFNPHNPNLSATASFDGKITIQTLQNTNPDTSQTPAEKNLDGEEFFRAAQTQPQGASWSLNKAPNWFERPVGATFAFGGKIVIFKANPSQPGQKRSSKIAIAKFSADADVSDASAKFQTALESGDVAAICEERASQAHTEEEKADWKVIETLAGDNPRGQIVEYLGLQENELVNGESKADADADEKKTDSKADEEGEQKSKEVSDFFGGDEGDDFLSSVAATKGAKTDNPFHLFSDGDTSVEKNITKALMLGDFAKATDICLKEQRIADAFLIANCGGQELVDKVQTAYLSQKSGMPSYLRLLGSVIAKNLWDVVYNADLENWKETMAIVCTFSDPTEFPDLCEALGDRIQDGGSRKDASFCYLVGSKLEKVVSIWVAELEEAEKAGMKEATGGSTFSVHAKSLQNFIEKVTVFRQVTKFQDSEQSQTSDWKLATLYDKYTEYADILASHGQLEVAQKYLDLLPSSYPAAEIARNRVKLATKKPAAQAATRQTTTRQATSSTASRVQQPTLGYGTPQPATTGSPANPYGGLGQPHAPVTQTQQYPPQNQYQPQGYQPSMGYQPTTQPAYGGGMVPPPPMAGGPPRSSSSTPSAPPPNRAKSAENWNDVPLVTKAMPRRSTPVAPITSPFPGSTSPTAGSSAPPTGPPPPGGYGHATSAVPPPPRGAAPPRVQSPLTGQTHGIPPPRPSSTANQYAPPAPQPGAVPSPVPQVVPRTASPYNAPPAGAPPSNRYAPSPAAQRPNQPPTSAMPPPPSAGSRPPPPANPYGAPPQQTPSPGQYAPSPYAPQQGQAAGPPPAGRPPSGPPPSNLPQATPPPPKAAAPPAKAKHPAGDRSHIPAHAQRLVDVLSQDMQRVAAKAPATFAAQVNDTQKRLNLLFDHLNNEELVQPATIDQLTQLADSIQAKDYAAAQKLQVEIQRDKTEECGNWMVGVKRLISMSKATP from the exons ATGGTGCGCCTTCGAGAAGTGCCACGAACGGCTACCTTTGCCTGGTCTCCGGGCTCAGGAAAGCCTCTCCTGGTGACTGGTACTCGTGCCGGTGCGGTGGACGCTGATTTCTCAGATGAAAGCAAATTAGAGCTATGGGATCTTTCCCTGGATGATCAACTGCAAGGGTTGGAGCTCCAGCCATTAgccagcatcaccaccgagTCTAG ATTTTATGACATTGCCTGGGGATCTGCGGATTCCGACCATCCAAAGGGTATCATTGCCGGCGCACTCGAGAATGGTTCCCTCGAGCTCTGGGACGCCGCGAAGCTTGAGGCTGGTGCTCCTGATGCGCTCATCTCACAGACCAACAAGCACACTGGTGCCATCAAGGCTCTGCAGTTCAATCCTCTAAAACCACACATTCTGGCTACCGGCGGAGCCAAGGGCGAGCTGTACATATTCGATGTCAACGACATTGAGAACCCCTTCAGACTGGGCAACGTTGCTGCTCGATCTGACGATATTGAATGCCTGGCTTGGAACCGAAAAGTGTCACACATCTTGGCCACTGGCGGGGCCGGAGGCTTTGTAACGGTATGGGAtctgaagacgaagaaggctTCACTCACTCTCAACAACAACCGAAAGGCCGTAAGCGCCATTGCTTGGGATCCGAACAACTCCACCAAGCTCCTGACAGCCACCCCCGATGACAATACGCCAGTCTTGCTGTTGTGGGACTTGCGCAACTCCAATGCCCCCGAGAGGACTCTTCAGGGCCATGAACAGGGCATTCTGTCGCTTTCATGGTGCAGCCAAGACAGCGACTTGCTTCTGTCTTCTGGTAAAGATAACCGCACGCTAGTCTGGAATCCTCAAACGGGCGACAAGTACGGCGAGCTGCCCGAGATGACAAACTGGACTTTCCAGACTCGGTTCAATCCTCACAACCCCAACCTGTCTGCCACGGCCAGCTTCGACGGCAAGATCACCATCCAGACCCTGCAGAACACCAACCCAGACACGTCCCAGACCCCAGCGGAGAAGAACTTGGATGGCGAGGAATTCTTCCGAGCCGCCCAGACGCAGCCGCAGGGCGCATCTTGGTCTCTCAATAAGGCACCCAACTGGTTCGAACGCCCCGTTGGTGCTACGTTTGCGTTTGGCGGAAAGATTGTCATCTTCAAGGCCAACCCATCGCAGCCTGGACAGAAGCGTTCCTCCaagattgccattgccaagttctctgctgatgctgatgtcTCTGACGCAAGCGCAAAGTTCCAGACCGCACTCGAATCCGGCGATGTTGCCGCTATTTGTGAAGAGCGTGCTTCGCAGGCTCACaccgaggaagagaaggctGACTGGAAAGTAATCGAGACGCTTGCTGGAGACAACCCTCGAGGACAGATTGTTGAATATCTTGGTCTCCAGGAGAATGAGCTTGTCAATGGTGAATCAAAGGctgacgccgacgccgatgAGAAAAAGACTGATTCCAAGGCTGACGAAGAGGGCGAGCAAAAGAGCAAGGAAGTTTCCGATTTCTTTGGTGGAGATGAGGGTGATGATTTCCTGTCGAGTGTTGCAGCTACCAAGGGAGCCAAGACTGACAACCCGTTCCACCTGTTCTCTGATGGTGACACTTCTGTTGAAAAGAATATCACCAAAGCGTTGATGTTGGGTGACTTTGCCAAAGCCACCGACATCTGTCTCAAGGAGCAGAGAATTGCAGACGCCTTCTTGATTGCCAACTGCGGTGGCCAGGAGCTCGTCGACAAGGTCCAGACCGCTTACCTTTCCCAAAAGAGCGGCATGCCTAGCTACCTGCGTCTATTGGGATCTGTCATTGCGAAGAATCTCTGGGATGTAGTTTATAACGCCGACCTTGAGAACTGGAAAGAAACCATGGCAATTGTCTGCACCTTTTCAGATCCGACCGAGTTCCCTGACCTTTGCGAAGCTCTGGGCGACCGAATCCAGGATGGCGGCTCGAGAAAGGATGCATCTTTTTGCTATCTTGTTGGCTCAAAGCTGGAAAAGGTTGTGTCCATCTGGGTCGCTGAACTCGAGGAAGCTGAAAAGGCCGGTATGAAGGAGGCTACTGGTGGCTCGACTTTCTCTGTCCACGCTAAATCCCTACAGAACTTCATTGAAAAGGTGACTGTATTCCGACAGGTCACCAAATTCCAGGATAGTGAACAAAGCCAGACTTCTGACTGGAAGTTGGCAACCTTGTACGACAAGTACACTGAGTATGCTGATATCCtcgccagccatggccagctgGAAGTTGCGCAGAAGTATCTCGATCTCTTGCCATCCAGCTACCCTGCCGCTGAAATTGCTAGAAACCGTGTCAAGCTGGCGACCAAGAAGCCTGCTGCGCAAGCTGCGACGCgccaaaccaccaccagacagGCCACGTCCAGCACAGCAAGCAGGGTGCAGCAGCCTACCCTTGGTTATGGTACACCTCAGCCAGCTACGACCGGGTCGCCTGCGAACCCTtatggcggccttggccagccgcACGCTCCCGTCACTCAGACACAGCAGTATCCGCCACAAAACCAGTATCAACCTCAGGGTTATCAACCTTCTATGGGATACCAACCTACTACTCAGCCCGCTTATGGGGGAGGTATGGTGCCTCCACCACCTATGGCAGGCGGCCCTCCTCGAAGCTCTTCGTCCACGCCCTCTGCCCCCCCTCCGAACAGAGCTAAAAGCGCGGAGAACTGGAATGACGTCCCTCTGGTGACCAAGGCCATGCCTAGGAGATCTACACCCGTTGCTCCCATTACTTCGCCCTTCCCTGGATCGACAAGTCCAACTGCAGGCTCCAGTGCGCCCCCGACTGGACCTCCTCCGCCTGGTGGTTACGGACATGCAACATCAGCGGTACCACCTCCTCCTAGGGGTGCGGCTCCTCCTCGAGTGCAGTCGCCGCTGACGGGGCAGACTCATGGCATCCCTCCTCCCAGGCCGTCATCAACCGCCAACCAGTACGCACCTCCTGCACCACAGCCCGGTGCCGTTCCGTCGCCAGTTCCCCAGGTTGTCCCTCGAACAGCATCTCCTTATAATGCTCCCCCTGCTGGCGCACCTCCATCAAACAGATATGCTCCCAGCCCGGCTGCCCAGCGGCCCAACCAGCCTCCTACGTCGGCCATgcctccccctccctccGCCGGCAGCCGACCACCACCTCCAGCAAACCCCTACGGAGCGCCTCCTCAACAGACACCTTCGCCAGGCCAGTATGCTCCGTCGCCATACGCTCCCCAGCAAGGTCAGGCGGCTGGCCCCCCTCCTGCCGGTCGTCCTCCGTCTGGACCACCACCTTCCAACCTCCCACAGGCTACACCGCCGCCTCCCAAGGCCGCCGCGCCTCCAGCAAAGGCCAAGCATCCCGCCGGCGACCGTTCGCACATCCCGGCTCATGCTCAGCGTTTAGTTGACGTTCTGAGCCAAGACATGCAGCGCGttgcggccaaggcgcctGCCACCTTTGCTGCCCAGGTCAACGACACGCAAAAGCGACTGAATCTGTTATTTGATCATCTCAACAACGAAGAGCTCGTTCAGCCGGCCACTATTGACCAGCTCACACAATTGGCAGACTCTATTCAAGCAAAGGACTATGCCGCGGCGCAGAAGCTGCAAGTTGAGATTCAGAGAGACAAAACTGAAGAGTGCGGCAACTGGATG GTCGGTGTCAAGCGTCTCATTAGCATGAGCAAGGCTACTCCCTAG
- the Ppie gene encoding Peptidyl-prolyl cis-trans isomerase E: MSEAARWKATVFVGGLSSVVTTTHLLDAFIPFGEIVEVQLPKPDSRKSTDAHRGFAYVEYEDPEDAKEAIDNMDQSEFFGKILKVSHAKAPKSADEGLGSRKAVWEQEGWLAEHAAEEQTGALGGDELAANSSAADPMQGLEGLDVAGPKPV; encoded by the exons ATGTCAGAGGCTGCTCGCTGGAAAGCCACGGTGTTTGTGGGCGGTCTGTCATCTGTCGTGACCACAACTCACTTACTCGATGCTTTTATTCCATTTGGAGAAATCGTTGAGGTGCAGCTTCCCAAGCCCGACTCACGAAAGTCTACGGATGCTCACCGTGGCTTTGCATACGTTGAATACGAGGACCCAGAAgatgccaaagaagccatcgATAATATGGACCAGTCAGAGTTCTTTGGCAAAATCTTAAAAGTATCCCATGCAAAAGCCCCCAAGAGCGCGGATGAAGGCCTAGGCAGCAGGAAAGCCGTCTGGGAACAG GAAGGTTGGTTGGCGGAGCATGCCGCGGAAGAACAGACTGGAGCTTTGGGAGGTGATGAACTAGCTGCCAATAGTTCCGCAGCCGATCCTATGCAAGGTTTGGAAGGGTTGGATGTAGCTGGGCCGAAACCAGTGTGA
- the cox12 gene encoding Cytochrome c oxidase subunit 12 yields MAEEDGQELVTKPFKFVTTGKLQPDEILVRDSANSTDARFPNVNQTKHCWQNYVDYHKCIIAKGEDFAPCRQFWLAYRSLCPSGWYQRWDEQREASNFPVKLDA; encoded by the exons atggctgaagaagatggtcAGGAGCTTGTCACCAAGCCCTTCAAGTTCGTTACTA CCGGTAAGCTCCAACCCGATGAAATCCTCGTGCGCGACTCGGCGAACA GCACCGACGCTCGCTTTCCTAACGTGAACCAGACCAAGCACTGCTGGCAGAACTACGTCGACTACCACAAGTGCATCATTGCCAAGGGGGAGGACTTTGCTCCTTGCCGTCAG TTTTGGCTGGCTTACCGAAGCTTGTGCCCCTCTGGATGGTATCAGCGATGGGATGAGCAGCGAG AGGCTTCCAACTTCCCCGTCAAGCTGGACGCGTAA
- the sde2 gene encoding Telomere maintenance protein SDE2, whose product MAPQNLNVLITTFGGLGLPSTLVVPVPPSTTITELREEIYERLPTTDTRLIITTISNRQLPEVSQAPISAYLSSSQDEFLSLRLAVPLCGGKGGFGSQLRAAGGRMSSRKKKNQEDHGSSRNLDGRRLRTVNEAKALAEYLAIKPDMDRQEKEKRKERWEQIVQISEEKQHQIRNGGQGRLEGKWVEDKEEYREKTRDAVLAAMKSGSYRDNLLSTSHGSASSEQPEALSNSEDDAKSNSKESSSSDEADEPAKTPARTFFGFDEDDEFMSSSDEEEAQSKE is encoded by the coding sequence ATGGCTCCTCAAAATCTCAACGTCCTCATAACCACCTTTGGTGGTCTTGGACTTCCATCTACTCTGGTGGTTCCGGTCCCACCTTCAACAACAATTACAGAACTCCGCGAGGAAATCTATGAGCGCCTCCCAACCacagacaccagactcatcATTACAACCATCTCAAATAGACAACTACCAGAAGTCTCCCAGGCGCCCATCTCTGCATATCTGTCCAGCAGCCAGGATGAGTTTCTGTCCTTGCGACTGGCTGTTCCCTTATGCGGTGGCAAGGGTGGTTTCGGCTCTCAGCTACGCGCCGCCGGTGGGCGCATGTCATcgcgaaagaagaagaaccaaGAAGACCACGGATCTAGCCGCAACCTTGACGGCCGCAGACTTCGCACTGTCAACGAAGCAAAGGCTCTTGCAGAATACCTCGCCATCAAACCTGATATGGATCGccaggaaaaagaaaagcgaAAGGAGCGCTGGGAACAAATCGTCCAGATTTCTGAAGAGAAACAACACCAAATCAGAaatggcggccaaggccgacTCGAGGGAAAGTGGGTTGAAGACAAGGAGGAGTACAGAGAGAAGACACGCGACGCAGTTCTCGCCGCGATGAAGAGTGGCAGCTATAGAGACAACCTTCTCAGCACCTCGCATGGCTCAGCATCAAGTGAGCAACCGGAAGCGCTATCAAATTCTGAAGACGACGCAAAGTCAAACTCAAAAGAGTCGTCTTCATCCGACGAGGCAGATGAGCCAGCAAAGACGCCGGCTCGAACTTTTTTTGGttttgacgaggacgatgaatTTATGAGTTCatccgacgaggaggaggctcAAAGCAAGGAATAA
- the RPS10A gene encoding 40S ribosomal protein eS10, giving the protein MLIPKADRKKIHEYLFREGVLVAQKDFNLPKHPDIDTKNLFVIKACQSLNSRGYVKTQFSWQYYYYTLTPEGLDYLREWLHLPAEIVPATHIKQQRSHAPPRGMLGEEERQRRPFGRGRGGDRGDREGGYRRRDAGEGKEGGAPGEFAPQL; this is encoded by the exons ATGTTGATTCCCAAGGCCGACCGCAAGAAGATCCACGAG TACCTCTTTCGCGAGGGTGTCCTCGTGGCCCAGAAGGACTTCAACCTTCCCAAGCACCCCGACATCGACACCAAGAACCTGTTCGTTATCAAGGCTTGCCAGTCTCTCAACTCCCGCGGCTATGTCAAGACCCAGTTCTCTTGgcagtactactactacacCTTGACCCCCGAGGGCCTCGACTACCTGCGCGAATGGCTTCACCTGCCCGCCGAGATTGTGCCCGCCACCCACATCAAGCAGCAGCGATCGCACGCTCCTCCCCGCGGCATGCTTGGTGAGGAAGAGCGCCAGCGACGACCAttcggccgtggccgtggcggtGACCGTGGTGACCGTGAGGGTGGATACCGACGACGTGATGCTGGTGAGGGCAAGGAGGGCGGTGCTCCTGGTGAATTCGCTCCTCAATTGTGA